A genomic region of Prionailurus bengalensis isolate Pbe53 chromosome D1, Fcat_Pben_1.1_paternal_pri, whole genome shotgun sequence contains the following coding sequences:
- the LOC122482506 gene encoding olfactory receptor 145-like, with protein sequence MDMGNSSLVTEFFLVGLTKYSEIQLPLFFLFLGIYIVTVAGNLGLVTLIGLNSHLHTPMYYFLFNLSFIDLCYSSVITPKLLVNFVSKLNTISYAGCMTQLFFYCFFVSAECYVLTVMAYDRYVAICKPLLYTVTMSPQVCSLLAVIVYVGAFIGAWAHTGCMLRLTFCDANTINHYMCDILPLLELSCTNTHINELVVLIVVGFDVGVPSLTIIISYSLILTSILRMHSTEGRSKAFSTCSSHIIVVSVFFGSGAFMYLHPSSVLSMDQGKVSTVFYTIVVPMLNPLIYSFRNKEVKVALKESLNRKTFS encoded by the coding sequence ATGGATATGGGAAACAGTTCCTTAGTCACTGAGTTTTTCCTTGTGGGTTTAACCAAATATTCAGAGATCCAGctgcctctgttctttcttttcctaggaATCTACATTGTCACTGTGGCAGGAAACCTGGGCTTGGTCACTCTAATTGGACTGAATTCTCACCTTCACACCCCCATGTactatttcctctttaatttatcCTTTATTGACCTGTGTTACTCTTCTGTCATTACCCCAAAACTGCTGGTAAACTTTGTGTCAAAGCTGAACACCATCTCCTATGCAGGATGCATGACTCAGCTCTTTTTCTACTGTTtctttgtcagtgcagagtgtTATGTGTTGACAGTAATGGCTTATGATCGCTATGTGGCCATTTGCAAGCCCTTGTTATACACGGTCACCATGTCCCCTCAGGTCTGTTCTCTGCTGGCTGTGATTGTATATGTGGGGGCGTTTATTGGTGCCTGGGCCCACACAGGATGCATGCTCAGGTTGACCTTCTGTGATGCCAACACCATCAACCACTACATGTGTGACATCCTCCCCCTTCTGGAGCTCTCTTGCACAAACACTCACATCAATGAACTGGTAGTTCTCATTGTTGTGGGCTTTGATGTGGGTGTGCCCAGCCTCACTATCATTATCTCTTACTCTTTGATCCTCACCAGCATCCTTCGCATGCATTCCACTGAAGGAAGGTCCAAAGCTTTTAGCACTTGTAGCTCACATATAattgttgtttctgttttctttgggtcgGGGGCATTCATGTATCTTCAtccttcttctgttttgtccatgGACCAGGGGAAAGTGTCCACTGTGTTCTATACTATTGTGGTGCCTATGCTCAATCCTCTGATC